A window from Podospora bellae-mahoneyi strain CBS 112042 chromosome 1 map unlocalized CBS112042p_1, whole genome shotgun sequence encodes these proteins:
- a CDS encoding uncharacterized protein (EggNog:ENOG503PR59) has protein sequence MPSSNFSSSSSSTAAGEKSRIPPDYEWKYHSGHESSRLCSCKTCSCGAAVPYAGDLCDDCSKPH, from the exons ATGCCGTCCTCCAATTTCAGcagctcctcttcatccaccgCTGCCGGCGAGAAATCTCGGATTCCTCCCGACTACGAGTGGAAGTACCACAGCGGTCATGAGTCCAGTCGCCTCTGTTCCTGCAAGACTTG CTCctgtggtgctgctgtcccCTACGCCGGCGACCTCTGTGACGACTGCTCCAAGCCACACTAG
- a CDS encoding uncharacterized protein (COG:U; EggNog:ENOG503PA0B): protein MVTRLEVALDAQELAGDQRALLDLIDKLQFAQLDNVKLPQIVVVGDQSAGKSSVLEAITGTPFPRDAGACTRFATEIRLRRAPQASITVSVIPDKNRPFPEQERLRQFGGMVNTNMPFEQLMRSAVDMIAPKNIPGRFAARDILVVEKRGPDMPLLTLVDLPGLVRNANNDQSLEDIRTIEALSDRYMKSSRTIILAVVGGNSDYVQAPILTKARHFDPNGSRTIGVLTKPDLTESIGLEDKFIDLVMNKDKRNDFRLGWYVLLNPGPREAGQPWPTPEERRRVEDSFFNSGKWAQVPRNICGTRALMQKLSVQLQLHIGKHVHILRKQIQKALDDTNAELESLGIGKDTPEEMRIELVELFSASKELVIPAVYGFYKNPPKKTFFRVTADPRGTPAQNLRARASEENDRFSQRIRAQGRKLNFAMPPASGDLDDPAPINHAKREFVTSEVEMLLRQIRGTEFPMDAKPRAVYMLFQSYSENWPKLAQEHKDNLGVVCNEFLGELIDYAWPKRMREPLRRHFLDPQMKALMAKAQHELDLLMQDQNLEVQPYDPEYEERLRAWHIASSQNGARYTEAEEVLEKMLIYYELAAKTFIRNTIVQVVERHLLQGMYGIFNSVEVLGLSNEIVEAIAAENKETRDRRQTLKVQKKAIEEAKDICASLAMRKELRAYAEDAPEDGESTSDDEAPKPVRRSTSKRSRRSRQPSNGEFTPQPQPSRGYDDNTRYSQPPSQAPAPPSTHAPSTAYGPIRPEVTVETDHVPDTGYTTRPPQAAPPPPPRPGKVRDEEGRAYSPTSTTRTPRGAPEQYYTNGGGYSPNNPFGNDAVEFEASRRRKPVRS, encoded by the coding sequence ATGGTCACCAGGCTAGAGGTCGCCCTGGACGCCCAGGAGCTGGCCGGAGACCAACGCGCTCTCCTCGATCTTATTGACAAGCTTCAGTTTGCCCAACTTGACAATGTCAAGCTCCCGCagatcgtcgtcgtcggcgacCAGAGCGCCGGCAAGAGCTCCGTCCTCGAGGCCATCACCGGCACCCCTTTTCCGCGAGATGCCGGCGCCTGCACCAGATTTGCAACCGAAATCAGGCTGAGGAGGGCACCACAAGCCAGCATCACAGTGTCTGTCATTCCCGACAAGAACAGACCATTCCCCGAgcaggagaggttgaggcaGTTTGGCGGAATGGTTAACACCAACATGCCGTTTGAGCAGCTCATGCGGTCGGCTGTCGACATGATTGCGCCAAAGAACATCCCCGGCCGGTTTGCTGCTCGAGATATCCTTGTAGTGGAGAAAAGGGGTCCTGATATGCCCCTTCTGACCCTCGTCGACTTGCCTGGCCTCGTTCGCAACGCCAACAACGACCAGTCGCTCGAAGATATCCGAACTATCGAGGCCCTTTCTGATCGCTACATGAAGAGCTCTCGCACCATCATTCTGGCAGTCGTCGGCGGAAATTCGGATTACGTTCAAGCCCCTATTCTCACCAAGGCACGGCATTTCGATCCCAATGGGTCAAGAACCATTGGTGTGTTGACCAAGCCCGACCTTACCGAGTCGATTGGCCTCGAAGACAAGTTCATCGACCTCGTCATGAATAAGGACAAGAGAAACGATTTCCGCTTGGGCTGGTATGTTCTCCTAAACCCCGGACCCCGAGAGGCCGGCCAGCCATGGCCCACCCCGGAGGAGAGACGTCGGGTAGAGGATTCCTTCTTTAACAGCGGAAAATGGGCCCAAGTCCCACGTAACATCTGTGGCACAAGGGCATTGATGCAGAAGCTCAGcgtccagctccagcttcaCATCGGAAAGCACGTCCATATCTTGCGCAAGCAGATCCAAAAGGCACTTGACGACACCAACGCCGAACTCGAATCCCTAGGCATCGGCAAGGACACCCCGGAGGAGATGCGGATTGAGCTCGTTGAACTCTTCTCGGCATCCAAGGAACTTGTCATTCCAGCTGTATACGGCTTCTACAAGAACCCTCCGAAGAAGACCTTCTTCAGAGTTACTGCCGACCCGAGAGGCACGCCAGCGCAGAACCTCCGCGCCCGTGCTAGCGAAGAAAATGACCGCTTTTCGCAAAGAATCAGGGCCCAGGGGCGCAAGCTCAACTTCGCCATGCCCCCCGCATCAGGAGACCTCGACGATCCTGCTCCGATTAACCATGCTAAGCGAGAGTTTGTGACTAGCGAGGTTGAAATGTTGCTCCGACAGATCCGCGGTACTGAATTCCCAATGGACGCCAAACCCCGAGCTGTTTACATGCTCTTCCAGAGTTACTCGGAGAACTGGCCCAAGCTGGCCCAAGAGCACAAGGACAACCTCGGCGTTGTTTGCAACGAGTTTCTCGGCGAGCTTATCGACTATGCTTGGCCGAAGCGCATGCGCGAGCCGCTCCGGCGTCATTTCCTCGACCCCCAAATGAAGGCTCTGATGGCCAAAGCCCAGCACGAACTGGATCTCCTCATGCAAGACCAGAACCTCGAGGTCCAACCCTACGACCCTGAATACGAGGAGCGCTTGCGAGCCTGGCACATCGCCAGCTCACAAAATGGTGCCCGGTACACGGAAGCCGAAGAAGTGCTCGAGAAGATGCTCATCTACTATGAGCTCGCTGCCAAGACCTTCATCCGCAATACCATTGTCCAGGTTGTCGAGAGACATCTGCTCCAGGGCATGTACGGCATCTTCAACTCGGTCGAAGTATTGGGCTTGAGCAACGAGATTGTCGAGGCTATCGCTGCCGAGAACAAGGAGACAAGGGATCGGAGACAGACATTGAAGGTCCAGAAGAAGGCCATCGAAGAGGCCAAGGATATCTGTGCCAGTCTTGCCATGCGCAAGGAGCTCAGGGCATACGCCGAGGATGCACCCGAAGATGGCGAGTCGACgtctgatgatgaggctcCCAAGCCAGTACGTCGAAGCACCAGCAAACGGTCAAGACGCTCGCGACAGCCCTCCAATGGGGAGTTCACGCCACAGCCGCAACCAAGCAGAGGGTACGATGACAACACTAGATACTCTcagcccccctcccaggctcctgcaccaccatccactCATGCCCCGAGCACCGCTTACGGGCCCATCAGACCGGAAGTGACTGTGGAGACTGATCATGTTCCAGACACTGGATACACGACACGGCCACCTCAGGcagcgcctcctccgccaccccgGCCGGGAAAAGTGAGGGATGAAGAGGGTCGCGCGTATTCTCCGACCTCGACTACTCGCACCCCGCGGGGCGCTCCCGAGCAGTACTACACTAACGGCGGAGGTTATTCCCCGAACAATCCCTTCGGTAACGATGCTGTGGAGTTTGAGGCctcgagaaggagaaagcCTGTAAGGAGTTAA
- a CDS encoding uncharacterized protein (EggNog:ENOG503PFNG; COG:F) yields MASQEATSQATPQKIVVASLNPVKTGAVLEGFTRMFPGGAYQVSGVSVPSDVPDQPLSDQETLQGALNRIKNARSLEPDADFWVGVEGGVNPEGETFQSFAWIAVESKEGRTGKARTATYYVAQETANLIGGGMELGHADDLIFGKTNSKQHSGSVGILTDDVVTRTSYYIQAVILALIPFKNTQLTFSSNKSG; encoded by the coding sequence ATGGCATCCCAGGAGGCCACCAGCCAAGCAACCCCGCAAAAAATCGTTGTTGCCTCGCTGAATCCCGTCAAAACCGGTGCCGTTCTCGAGGGCTTTACGCGCATGTTTCCCGGCGGAGCATACCAAGTGTCTGGAGTTAGTGTCCCCTCAGACGTGCCAGACCAGCCACTTTCAGACCAAGAGACCCTCCAAGGTGCCCTCAACCGCATAAAAAACGCTCGCTCGCTTGAACCCGATGCCGACTTCTGGGTGGGTGTGGAAGGAGGCGTTAACCCCGAGGGCGAGACGTTCCAGTCTTTTGCTTGGATTGCCGTGGAGAGCAAGGAGGGCCGTACCGGCAAGGCGCGCACCGCAACCTACTATGTTGCTCAAGAAACGGCCAATCTGATCGGTGGAGGGATGGAGTTGGGCCACGCAGATGATCTGATTTTTGGGAAGACAAACTCCAAACAGCACAGCGGTTCGGTGGGCATCTTGACGGACGATGTGGTCACCAGAACGTCGTATTATATTCAGGCTGTCATCTTGGCCTTGATACCGTTCAAGAACACCCAGTTGACATTTTCATCGAACAAGAGTGGTTAG